In Pseudomonas nunensis, a single window of DNA contains:
- a CDS encoding HlyD family secretion protein, with translation MKKLFSLLATLLVLALAIWIGRTLWVHYMDTPWTRDGRVRADIINVAADVTGEVVAVPVRDNQLVKKGDLLMQIDPEHYRIAVKQAQSLVASRKATWEMRKVNAHRRADMDALVISKENRDDASNIADSALADYQHAQAQLEAAELNLKRTEVRAAVDGYVTNLNVHRGDYARIGEAKMAVVDMNSFWVYGFFEETKLPHVRVGDKADMQLMSGEVLKGHVESISRGIYDRDNPESRELIADVNPTFNWVRLAQRVPVRIHIDEVPEGVLLAAGITCTVVVKQEGGE, from the coding sequence ATGAAAAAGCTTTTCAGCCTGCTCGCGACCCTGCTGGTACTGGCCCTCGCGATATGGATCGGCCGGACCCTGTGGGTGCATTACATGGACACGCCGTGGACCCGCGACGGTCGCGTGCGCGCCGACATCATCAACGTCGCCGCCGACGTCACCGGCGAAGTGGTCGCCGTGCCGGTGCGCGACAACCAGTTGGTGAAGAAGGGCGATTTGCTGATGCAGATTGACCCCGAGCACTACCGCATCGCGGTCAAACAGGCGCAATCGCTGGTGGCGTCGCGCAAGGCCACGTGGGAGATGCGCAAGGTCAACGCCCATCGTCGCGCCGACATGGACGCACTGGTGATCTCCAAGGAAAACCGCGACGACGCCAGTAACATCGCCGACTCGGCGCTGGCTGATTACCAGCACGCACAAGCGCAACTGGAAGCCGCCGAACTCAACCTCAAACGCACCGAAGTCCGCGCCGCCGTGGACGGCTACGTCACCAACCTCAACGTCCATCGCGGCGACTACGCGCGTATCGGCGAAGCGAAAATGGCCGTGGTCGATATGAACTCGTTCTGGGTCTATGGCTTCTTCGAAGAAACCAAATTGCCTCACGTTCGCGTAGGCGATAAGGCTGATATGCAATTGATGAGCGGCGAGGTGCTCAAGGGGCATGTCGAGAGCATTTCGCGCGGGATTTACGACCGGGATAACCCGGAGAGCCGTGAGCTGATTGCCGATGTGAACCCGACGTTCAACTGGGTGCGCCTGGCCCAGCGTGTCCCGGTCAGGATTCATATTGATGAAGTGCCAGAGGGCGTGCTGTTGGCGGCGGGGATTACCTGCACGGTCGTGGTGAAACAAGAGGGCGGCGAATAA
- a CDS encoding DUF1656 domain-containing protein — translation MPREIAFHGVYMPTMTLMFFIAAALAWALDRFLSGFDLYRFFWHPALLRLSLFTCLFGALALTVYR, via the coding sequence ATGCCGCGTGAAATCGCCTTCCACGGCGTGTACATGCCGACCATGACGCTGATGTTTTTCATCGCCGCCGCGCTGGCCTGGGCGCTCGACCGATTCTTGTCCGGGTTCGATCTGTATCGCTTCTTCTGGCACCCGGCGCTGCTGCGCCTGAGTCTGTTTACCTGTCTGTTCGGCGCCCTGGCGCTGACGGTTTACCGTTGA